The following coding sequences are from one Musa acuminata AAA Group cultivar baxijiao chromosome BXJ2-4, Cavendish_Baxijiao_AAA, whole genome shotgun sequence window:
- the LOC135609902 gene encoding uncharacterized protein LOC135609902 yields MSLLVMSPVEAASGHQDQPSSSDSTKRGDAKNDLTNTLVDAHDELHLLKLLHAWIPESTDIGGGGGDEHDGDRKFRWLRSQIIGAEAEFETPFGRRRITYSDHTASGRFLRFIEEFLQRDVLPFYGNTHTVDSYVGLYTGKLVKQASHYVKQCMGASPHDVLLFCGSGCTAAIKRLQEVMGITVPSILRSAVLSHLPPSERWVVFVGPHEHHSNLLSWRESLAEVVEIGLDASGAADLAALEAALQSPEFSGRMKLGSFSACSNVTGMYAGTRAIARMLHLHGAYACFDFACSGPYVDIEMRRGDLDGYDAVYLSPHKFIGGPGSPGVLLMNEDLYRIRGIPPSTSGGGTVLYVSGFDKDTLYCNDVEEREDAGTPAIVQKIRAAAAFRVKEWAGHGAIQRAEARLLRRALGRVLGNPRVLVLGSATEARQPVVSFVLYPEGTRGRHLHCRFVTRLLNDLFGIQARGGCACAGPYGHVLLGIDRTRSKAIKSAVEKGYEGIRPGWTRVSFAYYTLWEEMEFVMDAIEFVAQYGDRFLQLYSFDWKSGDWEYMHDKNVIPIKDGDYIGNTYYKYMTYARGIVDFLPHHTVKRHVPESIDPELVNFML; encoded by the exons ATGTCTCTCCTTGTGATGTCTCCCGTGGAAGCAGCTAGCGGCCATCAAGATCAACCCTCGTCCTCGGATTCGACGAAGCGAGGTGACGCAAAGAACGACCTGACCAACACGTTGGTCGATGCGCACGACGAGCTTCATCTGCTGAAGCTCTTGCACGCATGGATTCCTGAATCTACCGAtattggtggtggtggcggcgacGAGCACGATGGTGATAGGAAGTTTCGGTGGCTGAGGTCCCAGATCATTGGCGCGGAAGCCGAGTTCGAGACCCCGTTCGGCCGCCGCCGCATCACTTACTCGGACCACACGGCTTCCGGCAGGTTCCTGCGGTTCATTGAGGAATTCCTTCAGCGTGATGTTCTCCCATTCTACG GCAACACTCACACGGTGGACAGCTACGTAGGGCTCTACACCGGCAAGTTGGTGAAGCAGGCGTCCCATTACGTCAAGCAATGCATGGGAGCAAGCCCGCACGACGTCCTCCTCTTCTGTGGCTCCGGCTGCACCGCCGCCATCAAGCGGCTGCAAGAGGTGATGGGGATCACCGTGCCCTCCATCCTCCGCTCGGCCGTGCTCAGCCACCTGCCGCCCTCCGAGCGGTGGGTCGTCTTCGTCGGCCCCCACGAGCACCACTCCAACCTGCTCTCCTGGCGGGAGAGCCTGGCTGAGGTGGTCGAGATCGGCCTCGACGCGTCCGGCGCCGCGGATCTCGCGGCCCTGGAGGCCGCCCTGCAGTCGCCTGAGTTTTCCGGGCGGATGAAGCTCGGCTCTTTCTCGGCCTGCAGCAACGTCACTGGCATGTACGCCGGCACCCGTGCGATCGCGCGCATGCTGCACCTCCATGGCGCGTACGCCTGCTTCGACTTTGCTTGCAG TGGGCCATACGTGGACATAGAGATGAGAAGAGGAGATTTGGACGGCTACGATGCAGTGTATCTGAGTCCACACAAGTTCATCGGCGGTCCAGGGAGCCCCGGCGTCCTGCTGATGAATGAAGACCTCTACCGCATCAGGGGCATTCCTCCTTCCACCAGCGGCGGCGGCACCGTCCTCTACGTCAGCGGTTTCGACAAG GACACGCTGTACTGCAACGACGTGGAGGAGCGGGAGGACGCAGGCACGCCTGCGATCGTGCAGAAGATCCGGGCCGCCGCAGCCTTTCGGGTGAAGGAGTGGGCGGGGCACGGCGCGATCCAGCGGGCGGAGGCGCGGCTGCTGCGGCGGGCGCTGGGGCGGGTCCTGGGCAACCCTCGGGTGCTCGTACTGGGGAGCGCGACGGAAGCGCGGCAGCCCGTCGTGTCCTTCGTCCTGTACCCGGAAGGGACGCGTGGCAGGCACCTGCACTGCCGGTTCGTCACGCGGCTGCTAAACGACCTGTTCGGGATCCAGGCGCGCGGGGGGTGCGCGTGCGCCGGCCCTTACGGTCACGTGCTCCTCGGCATCGATCGCACCCGCTCTAAAGCCATCAAGTCTGCAGTCGAGAAG GGATATGAGGGAATAAGACCAGGTTGGACGCGAGTTAGCTTTGCATACTACACCTTATGGGAGGAAATGGAGTTTGTGATGGATGCAATAGAATTCGTAGCACAGTATGGAGACAGGTTCCTTCAACTCTACAGCTTTGACTGGAAGTCGGGGGACTGGGAATACATGCATGATAAAAATGTCATCCCCATAAAAGATGGAGATTATATTGGCAACACATATTATAAGTATATGACTTATGCGAGAGGTATTGTGGATTTTCTACCACACCACACAGTGAAGAGACACGTTCCAGAGTCCATTGATCCTGAGCTAGTAAATTTCATGCTGTAG
- the LOC103981269 gene encoding 60S ribosomal protein L13-1 (The RefSeq protein has 2 substitutions compared to this genomic sequence), translated as MVKHNNVVPNGHFKKHWQNYVKTWFSQPARKTRRRIARQKKAVKIFPRPTSGPLCPIVQCQTLKYNMKSRAGRGFTLEELKAAGIPKKLAPTIGIAVDHRRKNRSLEGLQANVQRLKTYKAKLVIFPRRVCKFKAGDSAPEELTAATQVTGQYMPIVHEKPSVELVKVTDEMKSFKAYAKLRVERMNERLVGARLKKAAEAEKEEKK; from the exons ATGGTTAAACATAACAATGTCGTGCCAAATGGGCACTTCAAGAAGCACTGGCAGAACTATGTGAAGACATGGTTCAGCCAACCAGCCCGCAAAACAAGAAGACGCATCG CACGACAGAAGAAAGCTGTAAAGATATTCCCACGCCCAACTTCTGGACCTTTATGCCCTATTGTTCAATGTCAAACACTCAAGTACAACATGAAATCCAGAGCAGGCAGGGGATTTACTCTTGAGGAACTCAag GCCGCAGGTATTCCTAAGAAACTTGCTCCAACGATTGGCATTGCAGTGGATCATAGGCGAAAGAATCGCTCACTCGAGGGTCTCCAAGCGAATGTCCAGAGGTTGAAGACGTATAAGGCTAAGCTCGTCATCTTCCCAAGGCGTGTGCGCAAATTTAAG GCTGGAGATTCTGCTCCGGAAGAACTCACAGCTGCTACTCAGGTCACAGGTCAATACATGCCCATTGTTCATGAGAAGCCCTCGGTCGAGCTCGTGAAGGTCACAGACGAGATGAAATCATTCAAGGCATACGCCAAGCTTCGAGTCGAGCGGATGAACGAGCGCCTGGTCGGCACCAGGCTGAAGAAGGCTGCAGAGgcagagaaggaagagaagaagtaa